A stretch of the Paenibacillus dendritiformis genome encodes the following:
- a CDS encoding tetratricopeptide repeat protein has translation MNTDAVKRISLGELIKHYRQRNSDIAEQYNEIQQKPEVIFSILQNELETLEHPAFIPEIAAKFLEASNGMDGVKKLYRAIDSVQDTSIQLAVYNLIIDYSRSHGMMPYIAKGLYRKYMIERNDFSKLKETYQLGKCALDYVQFLSDKERIIFYYSIGVHADSLMNYDDSVPYMKYVVENDNSENGEYRANAYLSLCNSFYNTGDYRASQVYLNEYSKYSFSYVADNVHFMSACIEGKMGNVDSSISKLRSYLQNTSEYNLIYAVAELLDQYLQKNDLHSAKKLLVYEEQMVKSLQDIRTTPFKRALLARFYKNMGDILYHEDIEKSLDYYMKSVLEYAGIGQYDNSLHSLSYIFQAIAKGVIVDKETIKELESAIKSVGQLLWSRSAYLVDMASRCSWEVARG, from the coding sequence GTGAATACCGATGCTGTAAAGCGTATAAGCTTGGGGGAGTTAATTAAGCATTATCGGCAAAGGAATAGCGACATTGCAGAACAGTACAATGAGATTCAGCAAAAACCTGAAGTCATTTTTTCTATTTTGCAGAACGAATTGGAAACACTCGAACATCCAGCCTTCATACCCGAAATAGCCGCGAAGTTTCTTGAAGCATCAAATGGCATGGACGGAGTAAAGAAGCTTTACCGAGCAATAGACTCGGTACAAGATACCTCCATTCAATTAGCCGTGTATAACCTAATTATTGATTACTCTCGTTCTCATGGAATGATGCCCTATATTGCCAAGGGATTATACCGAAAATACATGATCGAACGAAATGATTTCAGCAAATTGAAAGAAACCTATCAACTAGGTAAGTGTGCATTGGACTATGTACAGTTTCTGAGCGACAAAGAACGAATTATATTTTATTATTCAATAGGAGTTCACGCTGACAGCTTAATGAACTATGATGACTCTGTACCCTATATGAAATATGTGGTGGAGAACGATAACTCAGAAAATGGTGAATATAGAGCGAATGCTTATCTTAGTCTATGCAATTCTTTCTATAACACTGGTGATTACAGGGCGAGCCAGGTATACCTAAATGAGTACAGTAAGTACTCTTTTTCGTATGTAGCCGATAATGTGCATTTTATGTCGGCTTGTATAGAGGGTAAGATGGGGAACGTGGATAGTTCGATTTCAAAGTTGCGTTCTTATTTACAAAATACTTCTGAATACAACCTTATTTATGCTGTTGCTGAACTACTTGATCAATATTTACAAAAAAACGACCTTCATTCAGCAAAGAAGCTTCTTGTCTATGAAGAACAAATGGTGAAGTCGCTGCAGGATATTCGCACAACGCCTTTTAAACGAGCGCTTTTAGCTCGTTTTTACAAGAATATGGGGGATATCTTGTATCACGAAGATATCGAAAAATCGTTGGATTATTACATGAAAAGCGTTTTGGAGTATGCGGGCATCGGACAATACGATAATTCGCTACATAGTCTTAGCTACATCTTTCAGGCCATTGCGAAAGGTGTAATTGTAGATAAGGAGACCATAAAAGAACTTGAATCTGCCATAAAATCAGTGGGGCAACTCTTATGGTCCCGATCCGCATATTTGGTTGACATGGCATCGCGGTGTTCATGGGAAGTAGCCCGGGGATAA
- a CDS encoding alpha/beta hydrolase — protein sequence MKKKMVTGFISLIVFVIVILTAGSFYFYHVAVARASKDFLSDNPDLKTSPEVEESKETTRADKEWWNNQSFERWEMDSDDGIPLKAYYLPASKPSDKTVIIAHGYSGNATQMSGYARMYHDKRGYNILLPDARGHGESGGDYIGFGWPERKDYLKWIQRVLDANGKNSQIVLHGVSMGGATVMMTSGEDLPPNVKAIVEDCGYTSVKDQLSFQLRRMYHLPAFPIVDTTSLLTRLRAGYFFGEASALEQVKKSKTPTLFIHGANDTFVPTEMVHKVYDNCSAEKELYIVPKAGHGEAYRMDRATYEKTVAGFIGRFVQ from the coding sequence TTGAAGAAAAAAATGGTAACAGGCTTTATTTCCTTGATTGTATTTGTCATTGTCATCCTTACCGCCGGGAGCTTTTACTTTTATCACGTGGCGGTTGCTCGCGCTTCGAAAGACTTTTTGAGCGATAATCCCGATCTGAAAACCAGTCCGGAGGTGGAGGAATCGAAGGAAACCACGCGGGCGGACAAGGAATGGTGGAACAACCAAAGCTTTGAACGCTGGGAGATGGACTCGGATGACGGCATTCCTCTGAAGGCGTATTATTTGCCGGCATCGAAGCCGTCGGACAAAACAGTCATCATCGCGCACGGATATTCGGGGAACGCAACGCAAATGAGCGGTTACGCCAGAATGTACCACGATAAACGGGGCTACAACATCCTGCTCCCCGATGCTCGCGGACATGGGGAAAGCGGAGGCGATTATATCGGTTTCGGCTGGCCTGAGCGTAAGGATTATTTGAAATGGATTCAACGGGTTTTGGACGCGAATGGGAAGAATTCGCAAATCGTTCTCCACGGCGTGTCGATGGGAGGGGCAACCGTGATGATGACCAGCGGGGAGGATTTGCCGCCGAACGTGAAAGCCATCGTCGAAGACTGCGGTTATACCTCCGTGAAGGATCAGCTTTCCTTCCAGCTGCGGCGCATGTATCATCTACCGGCATTCCCGATCGTGGATACCACCAGCCTGCTGACCAGACTGCGGGCAGGGTACTTTTTCGGCGAAGCCTCCGCGTTGGAGCAGGTGAAAAAGTCGAAAACGCCGACTCTCTTCATTCATGGGGCCAACGATACGTTCGTGCCGACGGAGATGGTGCATAAGGTTTACGATAATTGCTCCGCCGAGAAAGAGCTATATATCGTTCCGAAAGCCGGACATGGAGAAGCCTACCGGATGGATCGGGCAACGTACGAGAAAACCGTGGCCGGGTTCATCGGAAGGTTCGTTCAATAA
- a CDS encoding DMT family transporter, with the protein MKTNTRTMGFFLVITGAILWGIGGTVAQKLFQQFAIEVNWLVTTRLLIAGVLLLTVQFFRKDRSQIVGVWKNRKTACQLIIFGLFGMLAVQYTYMASIQHGNAAVATLLQYLAPVMIILYSLIRRQSVLTRQDVFTVTLALAGCFFLLTNGSLSQLSVPAPAVVWGVLSGIALAFYTLYAVPLLAQYDSLVIVGWAMILGSVALSFIHPPWRMDFNNLTAEAYGYLLFVIICGTMLAFWFYIESLQSLLPKETSLLGSLEPLAAVFATVLWLNEPFGLLQWVGAACILGMIFMLALKN; encoded by the coding sequence ATGAAGACAAATACGAGAACAATGGGTTTTTTTCTAGTTATCACCGGGGCAATTCTATGGGGCATTGGGGGCACGGTCGCCCAAAAGCTATTTCAACAATTCGCCATTGAGGTCAATTGGCTTGTCACGACACGCTTGCTTATTGCTGGCGTTCTGCTGTTAACGGTTCAATTCTTCCGAAAAGACCGTTCACAGATTGTAGGGGTATGGAAAAACAGAAAGACAGCTTGTCAGCTCATTATCTTCGGATTATTCGGCATGCTCGCGGTTCAATACACCTATATGGCCTCCATTCAGCATGGGAATGCCGCCGTTGCCACGCTGTTGCAATATTTAGCGCCGGTCATGATCATTCTGTACTCCCTGATTCGCAGACAATCCGTGCTGACGCGGCAGGATGTGTTTACCGTTACTCTCGCTTTGGCAGGCTGCTTCTTTTTGTTGACGAATGGTTCACTCTCTCAGCTGTCGGTGCCGGCACCTGCCGTCGTATGGGGTGTGCTATCTGGAATCGCGCTGGCCTTTTATACTTTATATGCGGTTCCTTTACTCGCGCAATATGATTCCCTTGTCATTGTCGGCTGGGCGATGATCCTGGGCAGTGTGGCTTTAAGCTTCATCCATCCGCCATGGCGCATGGACTTCAACAACTTAACGGCCGAAGCGTATGGATATCTGCTTTTTGTTATTATATGCGGTACGATGCTTGCGTTCTGGTTCTATATCGAAAGCTTGCAAAGTCTGCTGCCGAAGGAAACAAGCCTTCTCGGCAGCTTAGAGCCATTGGCGGCTGTATTCGCAACCGTCTTGTGGCTGAATGAACCGTTCGGATTGTTGCAATGGGTCGGCGCCGCCTGTATTCTGGGCATGATCTTCATGCTGGCGTTGAAGAACTAA
- a CDS encoding AraC family transcriptional regulator, translating to MKNFKIDHNLKELTRHRTVELPMACYKTSIQQNINGYIPLHWHDELQFVLIRKGEAVFQINEEKLVVQEGEGVFINSGCLHMAEDKNHSGCVYICLNVSPQFVLPQELYTSYVYPYIQATNLPYLYLHAYEPWGKNILDAIGKIHQWIEQKTPYYEIDINLQLTFIWKSLIENGFPLEYDQTAMVKSERMKEMLQWIHLHYTENIRLEDIARAGQLSRSECCRYFKRMLKTTPLSYVIDYRIQKSLVLLQQADANVTEVSYQVGFNSASYFIDKFRQAMNMTPLAYKKSNMSQEQAEQ from the coding sequence ATCAAAAATTTCAAGATTGACCATAACTTGAAAGAGCTGACCCGGCACCGCACCGTTGAATTGCCAATGGCCTGTTATAAAACTTCGATTCAGCAAAATATAAATGGTTATATTCCGCTTCATTGGCATGATGAACTTCAATTTGTGCTGATCCGCAAAGGGGAAGCCGTCTTTCAAATCAATGAAGAAAAATTAGTGGTTCAAGAAGGAGAGGGGGTATTCATCAACAGCGGCTGTCTTCATATGGCCGAAGATAAAAATCACTCGGGCTGCGTTTATATATGTCTCAATGTATCTCCGCAATTCGTCTTGCCTCAAGAACTTTATACAAGCTATGTCTATCCCTACATTCAAGCGACGAATTTGCCATACTTGTACTTGCATGCATATGAGCCGTGGGGGAAAAACATTTTAGATGCCATCGGCAAAATCCATCAATGGATCGAACAAAAGACGCCTTACTATGAAATCGACATCAACCTGCAGCTCACGTTCATTTGGAAGAGCCTAATCGAGAATGGATTTCCACTCGAATATGATCAGACGGCCATGGTCAAGAGTGAGCGAATGAAGGAAATGCTACAATGGATACATCTCCATTACACGGAGAACATCAGGCTGGAGGACATTGCCAGAGCGGGTCAATTAAGCCGTTCCGAATGCTGCCGGTATTTTAAGCGAATGCTGAAAACAACGCCGCTTAGCTATGTAATAGACTATAGAATTCAAAAAAGCTTGGTTTTATTGCAGCAAGCAGACGCCAATGTGACAGAGGTCTCTTATCAAGTCGGATTTAACAGCGCGAGTTATTTCATCGACAAGTTCCGGCAGGCGATGAACATGACGCCGCTGGCCTACAAAAAATCAAATATGAGCCAAGAACAAGCTGAGCAATGA